The following proteins are co-located in the Hydrogenobacter hydrogenophilus genome:
- a CDS encoding FMN-binding protein has product MCRWCALFIVFFCFISFAIDSSARDFKTPQQALKDAFPGASIEVKNIVLSKLQVENIEKLSGVKLNTRLVSWYIAKRGNSIVGYAYIDTHTVRTHPEVVLYTITPEGKIDLIEVLSFNEPLEYMPDENWLKIFKGKMLTPDSIRLRKDIPNMTGATLTSKAITDNTRKVLAMWQVIFGGER; this is encoded by the coding sequence ATGTGTAGGTGGTGTGCTTTATTTATCGTATTCTTTTGTTTTATCTCTTTTGCGATAGATAGTTCTGCAAGAGATTTCAAAACCCCACAGCAGGCTCTCAAAGACGCCTTTCCGGGTGCAAGTATAGAGGTTAAAAACATAGTACTTTCAAAACTACAGGTGGAAAATATAGAAAAGCTCTCTGGCGTAAAACTAAACACAAGGCTCGTATCTTGGTATATAGCCAAAAGAGGAAATTCTATAGTAGGATACGCATACATAGACACACACACGGTCAGAACCCATCCTGAGGTAGTGCTATACACCATAACACCAGAAGGTAAGATAGACCTAATAGAGGTGCTTTCTTTCAACGAGCCTCTTGAGTACATGCCTGATGAAAACTGGCTAAAGATCTTTAAAGGGAAGATGCTAACACCAGACAGTATAAGACTCAGAAAGGACATACCCAACATGACAGGTGCTACACTTACATCAAAAGCCATCACCGATAACACAAGAAAGGTTCTTGCCATGTGGCAGGTGATCTTTGGAGGTGAAAGATGA